ATGATTAGCCTACGAATCCTAAAACCCTTTCTTTCTCCCCTGTAAAGTTTTGAGAGCGAAACTTTAACGGTAACAGTGCGAAAccgcaaaaaaaaacaaacaaaaaaaacaactccgCATACGCTTTGTCCGGTGGACAGTGgtctaaacgtgtaagaaatgTATCGAGCTGCTTAATTCTGCCTGTTCCGGTTCCTCCATGATTGTCTTCCCAAAAGGCTAATGATTGATCGGGATGAAAAACATTCTGACCCTTTGATGACACCAAGCGTTTACAAATGCGCATTGCATGGTAGATGCaatttattaatgaaaagtGCACACGCAACATGGCAATTTAAATGTATAGTCCAgctgcaaatgtatttttaatgattGCAAAGTACTTAACTCTATccatttgtttttaatcaaacaGCAACAACGGCACATTCACAGTCTCCGAACTTAGCAACACTGCAGTCTTATAGGCCTGTTGTGAATGACTTTGGACCACCATCTTTGGGATTTCCCCAGGTGAGTTAACACCTTACCTGCTTTTCTGTTAACTGAATTTAGACTCTGTTCACCcacaaacattttaacatttataCCAAGTCCAATTTAGGTAATAATATTTTTCAGAGAGCAAGCACACATTGGTCTGCTGGTGCATCCTTAAAATATGCAGATAGAGAGAAGTCACGTGCTGCTCTAAAGCATCACCTCAAGTTTGTGTACATGAGGAGAAGACATGAGTTCAAATGTCAGAGACAGACCGTGTAGGACTAATGTCCCCTGGGTAGATGGCAGTATTCTGTTTGGTGTTTATAATTATAAACATTAATTAGAAATATAAATCATTTCTAAATCATGTAAAATTGTTCCTAtatgtttttaatgtgtttaatatgtttttaaaagatGCAAAAATACTTCTAACAAGGTTAAATGTTTTTTCTGTGCATAAGTGTCTATTTTAAGTTTAGTTTTACTAATTTAGTTTGTATTGTTTATTAAGACTTATTCTGCAGCAGTTCTTAAGAAGTTTTCTAAAAGATTTTGACATTCACCTATGTTTTCTGATTTGGGATTTGTTCTATTTACATGAACAATGGGATCCAACATTATAAGAGCATAGCTGTGGATCCCATGAATCTGATGAGCACTTTGTGTAAGGACTTTACTCAAGCACAAATTTAAGAAACATCTTAAATTGCCAGTGGGTAACCAGCTTTGCTGCCAGCAGACCACTATCTTGCTATCTGGGTATTGTACAGGATAATAACCATACATTAACAGTGCTGGTACTAAGTTTTATTAGGAGAACCCATAAGAGAGAGCCCAAATGTTTTTTGACAGAGTACCAGTGGAACACAAGTGCCTCAAAACAAATATGCTGAGTTGCTGGGTATCATTGAGGAGCTGGGTAAGGAAATCAGGCCAACCTATGCTGGGAGCAAAACTGCCATGGAAAGGCTAAAGCGTGGTAAGGCCCAGATTATGGTAcaattattactactgc
This Salminus brasiliensis chromosome 20, fSalBra1.hap2, whole genome shotgun sequence DNA region includes the following protein-coding sequences:
- the LOC140541785 gene encoding cyclin-dependent kinase 2-associated protein 1-like; translation: MSLGMSYKPNIHQHVPGTSVNQATTAHSQSPNLATLQSYRPVVNDFGPPSLGFPQSTSGTQVPQNKYAELLGIIEELGKEIRPTYAGSKTAMERLKRGIIHARGLVRECLAETERNVRS